In a single window of the Nodularia sp. LEGE 06071 genome:
- a CDS encoding chemotaxis protein CheW, with translation MENKQKFLSLNLGAKDTAVISLEQITEVFQVSLADICGVPQMPSCVLGIYNWRGEMLWLVDLEEMLGYPPVLQEANFLSNMMAIVLEREGKYLGLLVRSLMDIEWLDTNQIKPPSVELFYPAMSPFLKGYFINSSEEMLLNLDATAIIQSPLWAINN, from the coding sequence TTGGAGAACAAACAAAAATTTTTAAGTTTGAACTTGGGTGCGAAAGATACAGCAGTAATTTCTTTAGAGCAGATCACAGAAGTTTTTCAAGTCTCCTTGGCAGATATATGTGGCGTTCCCCAAATGCCAAGTTGTGTTTTGGGTATCTATAACTGGCGTGGTGAGATGCTTTGGTTAGTTGATTTAGAGGAAATGCTGGGTTATCCTCCAGTGTTGCAAGAAGCAAATTTCCTCTCAAATATGATGGCCATTGTGCTGGAAAGGGAGGGTAAATATTTAGGTCTATTGGTGCGTTCTCTCATGGATATTGAATGGCTAGATACCAATCAAATTAAACCTCCATCTGTGGAATTATTTTATCCAGCCATGTCACCTTTTTTAAAAGGATACTTTATTAATAGTTCTGAGGAGATGCTATTAAATTTGGACGCAACAGCAATTATTCAATCTCCCCTGTGGGCTATTAATAATTAA
- a CDS encoding response regulator transcription factor has translation MNTVLVVEDGLTDMEILSRYLQQAGYYVISATSSEEVQERIDSTKPDLIFLDVILPGKSGFEICRELKNNPDTSKIPIVFCSTKNSDVDKMWGNMLGAEAYLAKPINQEELVVTLKKLLK, from the coding sequence ATGAATACTGTTTTAGTCGTTGAAGATGGTTTGACTGATATGGAAATCCTCAGCCGTTACTTACAACAAGCTGGTTACTATGTGATTAGCGCTACAAGTAGTGAAGAGGTTCAGGAAAGAATAGACAGCACTAAACCGGATCTGATATTTCTTGATGTCATTCTACCAGGTAAAAGCGGATTTGAAATTTGCCGAGAATTGAAAAATAACCCCGACACTAGCAAAATACCTATTGTTTTTTGCTCAACTAAAAATAGTGATGTAGATAAAATGTGGGGAAATATGCTGGGTGCTGAAGCTTATCTTGCGAAACCTATAAATCAAGAAGAATTAGTAGTTACCCTGAAAAAATTGCTGAAGTAA
- a CDS encoding response regulator, whose amino-acid sequence MNQPEPIKSNTILDEFKTCTELQYNGYLNIKSPKGHKWTFYYRLGRIVWATGGSHPFRRWRRNMAQYCPHIDIDKLNLRREDIEINYWDYRILEILYKRQKIQREQIHAFVENTVAELLFDLAQQTNFVSASCERSQEVILETPMSFTSANVSMKQMQDSWKIWSEAGLTNFSPDLAPVLRKPEQLQEQVSEAVYNNFVNLINGKYTLRDLAAKMKQSLVAVTRSLLSYILKGIIELVEVPDLPLLVTAVKNNPVSPQRQKSTAPLVACVDDSPQVCKILEEIIISHGLRFIKIQDAIQALPTLIQDKPDLIFLDLVMPIANGYEICTQLRRVSAFTNTPVIILTGNDGLLDRVRAKVVGATDFMTKPVSTDKVMNVVRKYLPVQAQAQVKKRPDESHLKVCHQSLQS is encoded by the coding sequence ATGAACCAGCCGGAACCGATCAAATCGAATACCATACTTGATGAGTTTAAAACTTGTACTGAACTGCAATACAATGGCTACTTAAATATTAAAAGTCCCAAGGGACATAAGTGGACTTTTTACTATCGTCTAGGACGCATAGTTTGGGCCACAGGAGGAAGCCATCCTTTCCGGCGTTGGCGGCGAAATATGGCTCAATACTGCCCCCACATTGATATAGATAAGTTAAATTTACGTAGAGAAGACATAGAAATCAATTACTGGGATTATCGCATCCTGGAAATTTTGTATAAAAGACAAAAAATTCAACGAGAACAAATTCATGCTTTTGTGGAAAACACAGTCGCAGAACTGTTGTTTGATTTAGCGCAACAAACAAATTTCGTTTCTGCAAGTTGTGAGCGCAGCCAGGAAGTTATCCTAGAAACACCAATGAGTTTCACGAGTGCAAATGTGTCTATGAAACAGATGCAAGACTCGTGGAAAATTTGGTCGGAAGCAGGTTTAACTAATTTTTCTCCCGACTTAGCGCCAGTGCTGCGAAAACCAGAACAACTCCAAGAACAGGTAAGTGAAGCTGTCTACAACAACTTTGTAAATTTGATCAACGGCAAATATACTCTGCGAGATTTAGCAGCCAAAATGAAGCAGAGTCTTGTCGCTGTCACCCGTTCATTGCTTTCTTATATTCTCAAAGGCATCATTGAACTGGTAGAAGTACCTGATTTGCCTTTGTTAGTGACAGCAGTCAAAAACAACCCTGTTTCTCCGCAACGTCAAAAATCAACTGCACCATTAGTCGCTTGCGTAGATGATAGCCCTCAAGTTTGTAAAATTCTAGAGGAAATTATCATCTCACATGGACTGAGATTTATCAAGATTCAGGATGCTATACAAGCTTTACCAACCCTGATTCAAGATAAGCCAGACCTGATTTTTTTAGATTTAGTTATGCCCATTGCGAATGGTTATGAAATTTGTACTCAGTTACGCCGAGTTTCCGCCTTCACCAACACACCTGTGATTATCTTAACTGGTAACGATGGTCTTTTGGATCGAGTCCGAGCTAAGGTGGTCGGTGCTACAGATTTTATGACAAAACCCGTATCCACAGATAAAGTCATGAATGTAGTACGTAAATATTTACCCGTACAGGCTCAAGCTCAAGTAAAAAAAAGACCAGATGAATCTCATTTAAAGGTTTGTCATCAAAGCCTTCAATCTTGA
- the gntF gene encoding guanitoxin biosynthesis pre-guanitoxin forming N-methyltransferase GntF gives MELKFKENDFQSFEAIPYLNEYFNNYSSDKYGGIGIENEKFLQFFAEVAHEHNLNNSLLLDFGCGPTIYSIISLGQSCREIHMSDYLQQNLEQVKLWQQGSPEAFDWNSYLRRALQIETALNQNQPIDSYVVTDEKVQQRATLLQEKITSIRPGNARATNPVGEEGKALYEAVISCFCLEGVAENLAEWKQLMANLSSIIKPGGLLIFATQLEADSYRIGDDYRRVLNLTEQDIVQTLLNCNFELGSIKTKPVKGDPNHTEYEQFLMLTARLGC, from the coding sequence ATGGAACTCAAGTTCAAAGAAAATGATTTCCAATCTTTTGAAGCAATACCTTATTTGAATGAATATTTCAACAATTATTCTTCAGATAAATATGGCGGTATAGGAATCGAGAATGAAAAATTTCTCCAATTCTTTGCTGAAGTTGCCCATGAGCATAATCTCAATAACTCCCTGCTACTAGATTTTGGTTGTGGTCCCACCATTTACTCTATCATCAGCTTAGGACAGAGCTGCCGTGAAATACACATGAGTGATTATTTACAACAAAATTTAGAGCAGGTTAAGCTTTGGCAACAAGGAAGTCCCGAAGCTTTTGATTGGAATTCTTATCTGCGTCGCGCTCTGCAAATAGAAACAGCCTTAAACCAAAATCAGCCTATAGATAGTTATGTCGTTACAGATGAGAAAGTACAACAACGGGCGACATTACTACAAGAAAAAATAACTTCTATCAGACCAGGGAACGCTCGTGCTACTAATCCAGTGGGAGAAGAAGGCAAGGCGTTATATGAAGCGGTGATTTCTTGTTTCTGTTTAGAAGGTGTGGCGGAAAATCTAGCTGAATGGAAACAATTGATGGCTAATTTGTCTTCAATAATTAAGCCAGGCGGGTTGCTTATATTTGCTACCCAACTTGAAGCTGATAGTTATCGTATTGGCGACGATTATCGCAGAGTGCTTAATCTCACTGAACAAGATATTGTGCAGACATTATTAAATTGTAATTTTGAGTTAGGCTCAATAAAAACCAAGCCAGTTAAAGGCGATCCCAATCACACTGAGTACGAACAATTCCTCATGCTGACAGCACGACTTGGTTGTTGA
- a CDS encoding universal stress protein, producing MYHKILVAIDKSEMTQYVFEQGVFLAKAADAEMMLLHILSPLEDPYISPIFTQPDTIYPSVQTTAMDSYIRDWEERKQQRLDWLRSLSDTATNAGVKSGFTQNVGDAGRIICEFARNWPADLIIVGRRGRTGISEFLLGSVSNYVLHHAPCSSFIVQSIPRTTEIPPSV from the coding sequence ATGTACCACAAAATTTTGGTTGCTATAGACAAGTCAGAAATGACTCAATATGTGTTTGAACAAGGCGTATTTTTAGCCAAAGCTGCTGATGCTGAAATGATGTTACTACATATACTCTCTCCATTAGAAGATCCCTATATCAGTCCTATATTTACTCAACCAGACACCATTTACCCATCTGTGCAAACTACAGCGATGGATAGTTATATCCGGGACTGGGAAGAACGGAAACAACAAAGACTAGATTGGTTGCGATCGCTCAGTGACACAGCAACTAACGCAGGTGTAAAAAGTGGGTTTACCCAAAATGTGGGTGATGCTGGGAGGATAATTTGTGAATTTGCTCGCAATTGGCCAGCTGACTTAATTATAGTTGGTCGTCGGGGTCGGACTGGAATCAGTGAATTTTTGCTAGGTAGTGTCAGCAATTATGTACTACATCATGCTCCTTGCTCAAGTTTTATAGTACAATCTATTCCTAGAACCACAGAAATTCCTCCTAGTGTGTAG
- the coaE gene encoding dephospho-CoA kinase (Dephospho-CoA kinase (CoaE) performs the final step in coenzyme A biosynthesis.), producing MNKRIIGLTGGIATGKTTVANYLANAYNLPIFDADIYARDAVAVGSPILNAIAQRYGQQILLPDGSLNREKLGTIIFAQPDERHWVESLIHPYVNDCFAQAIIAQSPAQTLVLVIPLLFETQMTDLVTEIWVVRCSELQQLQRLMQRNHLTPEQAQARINSQLSLTEKAALATVVLDNSSTPESLLKEVDIALTMNI from the coding sequence ATGAATAAACGCATTATCGGCTTGACTGGGGGTATTGCTACAGGTAAAACCACCGTCGCCAATTATTTGGCTAATGCTTATAATCTGCCAATTTTCGACGCAGATATTTATGCTAGGGATGCAGTGGCTGTGGGTTCGCCGATTCTGAATGCGATCGCTCAACGTTATGGTCAGCAAATTTTACTCCCAGATGGCAGCCTCAACCGAGAAAAACTAGGTACAATTATCTTTGCACAGCCAGATGAACGCCACTGGGTAGAGAGTTTAATTCATCCTTATGTAAATGATTGTTTTGCACAAGCGATCATCGCCCAATCACCAGCACAAACACTTGTGTTAGTCATCCCTCTACTGTTTGAAACTCAGATGACTGATTTAGTTACAGAAATCTGGGTTGTGCGCTGTTCTGAATTACAGCAACTGCAAAGATTGATGCAGCGAAATCATTTAACTCCAGAACAAGCCCAAGCTCGCATCAATAGCCAGTTATCTCTGACAGAAAAAGCAGCGCTTGCAACTGTCGTCCTCGATAACTCTTCCACCCCAGAGTCTCTGCTCAAAGAAGTAGATATTGCTTTGACAATGAATATTTAG
- the cobA gene encoding uroporphyrinogen-III C-methyltransferase, with translation MTEQKGKVYLVGAGPGDVAYLTVKADNLLGKAQVLIYDALVDTQLLECVPPDCLRLDVGKRGGQPSTPQGEINQLLVRYCLEGKQVVRLKSGDPFIFGRCTAEIQALQGSGCEFEVVPGISSALAAPLMAGIPLTDPVLSRCFAVLTAHEPDVLDWDALSRLDTLVILMGGRHLPEIIYQLIRHGRSRSTAIAIIRWAGTPQQQIWTAELDNILEQTSGVSLSPVVIVIGEVVRLCNYLKPEKISLDQASHAQSMFSNFSASSDLPLTGKTILVTRSSGQSSQFSDRLTASGATVIEMPTLEIVPPSSWEPLDQAIADLADFDWLILTSSNGVEYFFERLIAQGKDIRGLAGVKIAVVGEKTAQSLKQYHLYADFIPPNFVADSLVANFPEALQSKKVLFPRVESGGREVLVQELTAKGAVVVEVAAYQSRCPGSIPESAKLALQNRTVDIITFASSKTVKFFCQLLEEIFSNHSEITYALEKICIASIGPQTSKTCHTLLGRVNIEAEEYTLDGLTKALIKWVKNSEITHE, from the coding sequence ATGACTGAACAAAAGGGCAAAGTTTACCTTGTCGGTGCTGGCCCTGGAGATGTGGCATATCTGACAGTAAAAGCTGACAATCTCTTAGGCAAAGCTCAGGTGTTAATCTACGATGCTCTAGTAGATACCCAATTGTTAGAGTGTGTACCACCTGATTGTCTGCGGCTAGATGTTGGTAAACGTGGTGGTCAACCTAGTACACCACAAGGGGAAATTAATCAATTACTTGTCCGGTACTGCTTAGAAGGAAAACAAGTAGTACGACTAAAATCAGGTGATCCGTTTATTTTTGGGCGCTGTACTGCGGAAATTCAAGCTTTGCAAGGGTCTGGCTGTGAGTTTGAAGTTGTACCCGGAATTTCTTCCGCCCTGGCGGCTCCATTAATGGCGGGGATTCCTTTGACAGATCCTGTCCTCAGTCGTTGTTTTGCTGTGTTGACAGCCCATGAACCAGATGTTTTAGATTGGGATGCATTATCTCGGTTGGATACTTTAGTTATCTTGATGGGTGGGCGACATCTGCCGGAGATTATATACCAATTAATCAGGCACGGGCGATCGCGTTCTACAGCCATTGCAATTATTCGTTGGGCGGGAACTCCCCAGCAACAAATTTGGACAGCCGAATTAGATAATATTCTCGAACAAACGAGCGGCGTTTCTCTCTCCCCAGTGGTAATTGTGATTGGCGAAGTTGTGAGATTATGCAATTACCTAAAACCTGAGAAAATATCCTTAGATCAAGCTTCTCACGCCCAAAGTATGTTCAGCAACTTTTCTGCATCTTCCGACCTCCCCCTCACAGGTAAAACTATCCTGGTGACGCGTTCCTCTGGACAATCGAGCCAATTTAGCGATCGCCTCACAGCATCCGGTGCGACGGTGATTGAAATGCCAACTTTAGAAATTGTCCCGCCTTCTAGCTGGGAACCGTTGGATCAGGCGATCGCTGATTTAGCAGATTTTGACTGGTTAATTCTCACTTCCAGCAATGGCGTAGAATACTTTTTTGAGAGATTAATTGCCCAAGGTAAAGATATTCGTGGTTTAGCTGGGGTTAAAATTGCCGTGGTGGGTGAAAAAACCGCCCAAAGTCTCAAGCAATACCATCTTTATGCTGATTTTATTCCCCCTAATTTTGTCGCTGATTCTTTAGTGGCAAATTTCCCCGAAGCATTACAGAGTAAAAAGGTGTTATTTCCCAGAGTGGAAAGTGGTGGACGAGAAGTTTTAGTGCAAGAATTAACGGCTAAAGGTGCAGTGGTTGTAGAAGTGGCTGCATATCAATCTCGTTGTCCGGGTAGTATCCCAGAATCCGCAAAGTTAGCTCTACAAAATCGCACTGTGGATATAATTACTTTTGCTAGTTCTAAAACTGTGAAATTTTTCTGTCAACTCCTAGAAGAGATATTTTCTAATCACTCTGAGATAACTTATGCCTTAGAGAAAATTTGTATTGCTTCTATCGGTCCCCAAACCTCGAAAACTTGCCATACTTTATTAGGACGCGTGAATATTGAAGCTGAGGAATATACTTTAGATGGCTTAACTAAAGCATTAATCAAATGGGTAAAAAATTCGGAAATTACTCATGAATAA
- a CDS encoding discoidin domain-containing protein → MIDNLSSISKILQSINTSFLILFMLVTGCATEKQQAETSLPTSESSLITKPVPSPVPTQTDIFQDAAAKAMSAATISQSAQSQDDWNLVMGIWKEAITLMQSVPKTSSNYALAQKKASEYQQNLAYVTKQSLKSSTPIPVSQTVTASKPIVQQVAVGKKVIARQGGITYPGWANANDPVDYNTTTNYPQMGRWGNETNNGNGTFQIIDLGSTYQLNRVGYNIDWDGGYKNPLTFIVEVSTDNQSWHLVSKIIHPYSESGGSNKIDINVPIKPIAARYVKYWEPSDGNWNGWGTFHQLRAYSIKQN, encoded by the coding sequence ATGATTGATAACTTAAGTTCTATTAGCAAAATATTACAATCAATTAATACTTCGTTTTTAATCTTATTTATGCTGGTAACTGGATGCGCCACTGAAAAGCAACAGGCCGAAACTTCATTACCAACTTCAGAATCTTCTTTAATCACAAAACCTGTACCTTCTCCAGTCCCAACTCAAACAGATATATTCCAAGATGCAGCGGCTAAAGCCATGAGTGCAGCAACCATTAGCCAGTCAGCTCAATCCCAAGATGACTGGAACTTAGTTATGGGTATCTGGAAAGAAGCAATAACTTTGATGCAATCTGTACCCAAAACTAGCTCAAATTACGCACTAGCACAAAAGAAAGCTTCGGAGTATCAGCAGAATTTAGCCTATGTGACCAAACAAAGTTTAAAATCTTCTACACCTATTCCAGTTTCTCAAACAGTTACAGCTTCAAAGCCAATAGTCCAGCAGGTTGCTGTAGGGAAAAAAGTAATCGCAAGACAAGGAGGTATTACCTATCCTGGTTGGGCTAATGCAAATGATCCTGTGGACTACAATACAACTACCAATTATCCCCAGATGGGTCGATGGGGAAATGAGACAAATAATGGCAATGGAACCTTTCAAATCATCGATCTTGGTTCTACTTATCAACTTAATAGAGTTGGCTATAACATTGATTGGGACGGTGGGTATAAAAATCCGTTGACTTTTATAGTTGAAGTCTCAACAGATAATCAATCATGGCATTTAGTTTCCAAGATTATTCACCCTTATTCGGAATCTGGTGGTTCTAATAAAATCGATATTAACGTACCAATCAAACCGATTGCTGCAAGATACGTCAAATATTGGGAGCCTTCTGATGGAAACTGGAATGGTTGGGGTACTTTTCATCAACTTCGGGCTTATTCTATTAAGCAAAATTAA
- a CDS encoding diflavin flavoprotein, with protein MVTVAENVQHRLTIQTVEIAPNTTAIRSLDWDRDRFDIEFGLQNGTTYNSYLIRGEQTILIDTSHQKFRQLYLDTLKGLVNPKTIDYIIVSHTEPDHSGLVEDVLQLAPRATVLASKIALQFLEGLVHDPFSKRIVKSGDRIDIGKGHEIEFVSAPNLHWPDTIFSFDRKTQTLFTCDAFGMHFCDDRTFDEDLEAIEADFRFYYDCLMGPNARSLLNAMKRMGELGKINMIANGHGPLLYHNLDLLTECYHNWSQRQAKTETTVGLFYVSEYGYSDQLGLAIAEGIQKTGVGIEVIDISTAEPQEIQELAGRATGVIIGMPPSSAAAAQTGISSLLSVVKNKQMVGLFECYGGDDEPIDTLRRKFIDLGVKEAFPAIRIKEAPTSATFQMCQEAGTDLGQMLMRERNIKQIKSLDVNLEKALGRISNGLYIVTTKKGDVTSAMLASWVAQASLQPLGLTIAVAKDRAIDSLMQIGDRFVLNVLEEGNYQELKKHFLKRLHPGADRFAGVKTQTAKNGSPILTDALAYMECEIQKSIECSDHWLLYCTVAEGRVSKSDALTAVRHRKVGNYY; from the coding sequence ATGGTAACGGTCGCAGAGAACGTACAGCATCGATTAACTATACAGACTGTAGAAATTGCCCCTAACACCACGGCGATTCGCTCTCTTGATTGGGATCGCGATCGCTTCGATATCGAATTTGGACTACAAAACGGTACGACATACAATTCATATCTGATTAGGGGCGAGCAGACAATTTTGATCGATACTTCCCACCAGAAGTTTCGTCAACTATATTTAGATACACTAAAAGGCCTGGTTAACCCCAAGACAATTGATTACATAATCGTTAGCCACACAGAACCAGACCATAGCGGCTTGGTGGAAGATGTGTTGCAGTTAGCTCCCAGAGCGACTGTTTTAGCTTCAAAAATTGCCCTCCAGTTTTTGGAAGGTTTAGTACATGATCCTTTTTCCAAGCGGATTGTCAAAAGTGGCGATCGCATCGACATTGGCAAAGGACACGAAATCGAATTTGTCAGTGCGCCTAACCTCCACTGGCCAGACACAATCTTCAGCTTCGACCGCAAAACCCAAACCCTCTTCACCTGTGATGCCTTTGGGATGCACTTCTGTGACGATCGCACCTTTGATGAAGACTTAGAAGCGATCGAAGCCGACTTTAGATTTTACTATGACTGCCTCATGGGGCCAAATGCTCGTTCTCTCCTGAACGCCATGAAGAGAATGGGCGAACTGGGGAAAATTAACATGATCGCCAACGGTCACGGTCCCCTACTGTACCATAACTTAGACTTGTTAACGGAGTGCTACCACAATTGGAGTCAAAGACAAGCCAAGACAGAAACCACCGTCGGCTTGTTTTATGTTTCCGAATATGGCTATAGTGATCAGCTAGGTTTAGCGATCGCTGAAGGTATCCAAAAAACCGGAGTCGGTATAGAAGTCATTGATATCAGCACAGCTGAACCGCAAGAAATTCAGGAACTAGCAGGTAGAGCCACTGGCGTGATTATTGGAATGCCTCCATCTAGTGCTGCTGCTGCTCAAACGGGGATTAGTTCCTTATTATCCGTCGTCAAAAATAAGCAAATGGTGGGCTTGTTTGAATGTTACGGCGGTGATGATGAACCCATTGATACCCTGCGGAGAAAATTTATTGACTTGGGTGTCAAAGAAGCCTTCCCCGCCATTCGGATTAAAGAAGCTCCCACATCAGCTACATTCCAAATGTGCCAAGAAGCGGGTACAGACTTGGGACAAATGCTGATGCGCGAACGTAACATCAAGCAAATCAAGTCTCTAGATGTCAACTTAGAAAAAGCCTTGGGGCGGATTAGCAACGGACTCTACATTGTCACCACCAAAAAAGGTGATGTCACCAGTGCAATGTTAGCCTCCTGGGTAGCCCAAGCCAGTTTGCAACCTTTAGGATTGACAATCGCCGTCGCTAAAGACCGCGCTATTGATTCGTTGATGCAAATAGGCGATCGCTTCGTCCTCAACGTCCTCGAAGAAGGCAACTATCAAGAACTGAAAAAGCACTTCCTCAAGCGCTTACATCCCGGTGCTGACAGATTTGCTGGAGTCAAAACCCAAACCGCCAAAAACGGTTCTCCCATTCTCACTGACGCTCTAGCATACATGGAATGTGAAATCCAAAAGAGCATCGAGTGCAGCGACCACTGGCTTTTATACTGCACCGTTGCAGAAGGTCGTGTATCTAAATCTGATGCACTGACAGCAGTTCGCCATCGGAAAGTCGGTAACTACTACTAA